One region of Malania oleifera isolate guangnan ecotype guangnan chromosome 6, ASM2987363v1, whole genome shotgun sequence genomic DNA includes:
- the LOC131157628 gene encoding beta-glucuronosyltransferase GlcAT14A-like produces the protein MRMAKASSASFWGSRGWILISAVSLALLVAFSRAYFREGQFSTNAQDLHFSSSKRVVSKGPGHPPVLAYWILGTSGDGKKILRLLKAVYHPRNQYLLQLDAESPDNERRDLALSVQSERVFEAFGNVDVVGQIYALNRMGSSALGAVLHAAALLLKISGDWDWFITLSASDYPLMTQDDLLHAFTFLPRDLNFIHFTNTSQKEQKMSQIVVDPSLHLQKSTSLFYAEETREMPDTFEIFEGSPWVILSRAFMEFCIQGWDNLPRKLLMFFSNVASPLDSYFHTVLCNAPEFQNTTVNNNLRYIISDNSRDGESHVVKMSHFDKTAASGAVFARPFQEDEPLLHKVDMNVLNRPPNGIVPGKWCHYGEVMNKSRESSKGQEDFCSTWDNIDAVKAGPFGTKLQNSLSKLAAQGRLRISQCH, from the exons ATGAGGATGGCAAAAGCTTCTTCAGCATCCTTTTGGGGTAGTCGCGGTTGGATTCTGATTTCTGCAGTGAGTTTAGCACTTCTGGTGGCTTTTTCAAGAGCATACTTTAGAGAGGGGCAGTTCAGCACAAATGCCCAGGACTTGCACTTCTCATCAAGCAAAAGAGTTGTATCCAAAGGGCCTGGCCACCCTCCTGTTTTAGCCTATTGGATTTTGGGTACCAGTGGTGATGGTAAGAAGATACTGAGGCTGCTGAAGGCAGTTTACCATCCAAGAAACCAGTACCTTCTGCAGCTTGATGCCGAGTCTCCGGACAACGAAAGGAGGGACTTGGCGCTTTCGGTTCAATCCGAAAGAGTGTTCGAAGCCTTCGGAAATGTGGATGTTGTCGGCCAGATTTACGCCCTTAACCGGATGGGGTCATCGGCTCTTGGGGCTGTGCTTCATGCTGCTGCACTGCTGCTGAAGATCAGTGGGGATTGGGATTGGTTCATCACTCTAAGCGCATCAGATTATCCGCTTATGACCCAAGATG ATCTACTCCATGCCTTCACTTTCTTGCCAAGAGATCTGAACTTTATCCATTTCACCAACACAAGCCAGAAGGA GCAGAAGATGAGCCAAATTGTCGTCGACCCAAGTCTTCATTTGCAAAAGAGCACTTCACTCTTTTATGCTGAAGAGACTCGAGAAATGCCTGACACTTTCGAGATTTTTGAAG GTTCGCCATGGGTGATTCTCAGTCGAGCTTTCATGGAATTCTGCATCCAAGGGTGGGATAACCtccctaggaaactcctgatgtTCTTCAGCAATGTGGCTTCCCCTCTTGATTCCTACTTCCACACCGTCCTCTGCAATGCACCGGAGTTTCAAAATACCACAGTGAACAACAATTTAAGGTATATCATTTCGGATAATTCTAGGGATGGGGAATCTCATGTTGTAAAGATGTCACATTTTGATAAAACGGCAGCAAGTGGGGCAGTTTTTGCAAGGCCATTTCAAGAAGACGAGCCACTGCTACATAAGGTTGATATGAATGTCCTAAACCGCCCGCCTAATGGAATTGTGCCGGGAAAATGGTGCCATTATGGTGAAGTGATGAATAAAAGCAGAGAGAGTTCAAAGGGTCAAGAAGATTTCTGTTCAACTTGGGACAATATTGATGCTGTCAAGGCAGGGCCCTTTGGGACAAAGCTTCAAAATTCTTTGTCCAAGCTGGCTGCACAGGGTAGATTGAGAATTAGTCAGTGTCACTGA